In a genomic window of Streptomyces sp. NBC_01231:
- a CDS encoding ABC transporter permease/substrate binding protein has translation MPRIPFGDWVNSTVEWLLDHMAWLFDFLKTVFEGFYDGIDTVLQAPHPLLLAGIFAVIAFWLRGAVAGVLTFVGFAFVDSLELWDHAMMTLSLVLVATIIALVSAVPVGIWAARSDRVSSLVRPVLDFMQTLPAMIYLIPAILFFGSGAPAGIVATLIFALAPGVRMTELGIRQVDKELVEAADAFGTAPRDTLLRIQLPLALPTIMAGVNQVIMLGLSMAAIAGMVGADGLGADVNEALGQLNVGLGSEAGISIVILAIYLDRMTSALGTQASPTGRRALAKLRAAHGVTISNFRPRPAVAVIGIVVLALVAGGMGIFGDSKGEATASDATNVGQGKKITIGYIPWDEGVASTFLWKEVLERRGFDVETKQLEAGPLYTSLAAGQLDFQTDAWLPTTHAEYWKKYGAKLDDLGAWYDRTSLELSVPAYMKDVNSLADLKGKASEFGGKITGIESSAGMMSLLKSKVLKEYGLDQEYQVVDSSTPAMLAQLKRAYSKKEPIVATLWSPHWAYSDYDLKKLKDPKGAWGTGDGVHTVARKGFAADNPEAGEWLKNFKLSEKQLTGLEAEINKAGEGKQQDAVRAWLKQNPGLVDKMAPVKNAEAASPAEAKRPLDVAWFAWDEDIAVTYLWKNVLERRGYQLNLKQMDVGPVYTGLASGDLDLNFDAWLPYAQQNYWEKSKDRLKDLGTWYQPTSLEVAVPSYVKGVDSLEDLKGKADTFDGKIIGIEPGTGEMNLLKTKVLPGYGLDKEYKVVDGSTPTMLAELKRAYAKKEPVAVVLWSPHWAYSQYDLTKLKDDKKLFGEGNTIRTISNEKFPAQYPQLTKWIKNFKMSEEELGSLEGEIKQRGKGHEPEAVDTWLKRHPGYAETMTPQ, from the coding sequence CTGGCTGCGCGGCGCGGTCGCGGGCGTGCTGACGTTCGTCGGGTTCGCGTTCGTGGACTCCCTCGAACTGTGGGACCACGCGATGATGACGTTGTCACTCGTCCTCGTCGCGACGATCATCGCCCTGGTCAGCGCGGTGCCGGTCGGCATCTGGGCGGCTCGCTCGGACCGGGTCAGCTCCCTCGTGCGGCCGGTCCTCGACTTCATGCAGACGCTGCCTGCGATGATCTACCTCATCCCGGCCATCCTCTTCTTCGGCTCGGGAGCCCCCGCCGGCATCGTCGCGACCCTGATCTTCGCCCTGGCCCCCGGCGTCCGCATGACGGAGCTGGGCATCCGTCAGGTCGACAAGGAACTGGTCGAGGCTGCCGACGCGTTCGGCACCGCCCCGCGCGACACCCTGCTGCGCATCCAGCTCCCGCTCGCCCTCCCCACGATCATGGCCGGCGTCAACCAGGTCATCATGCTGGGCCTGTCCATGGCCGCCATCGCGGGCATGGTCGGTGCCGACGGACTGGGCGCCGACGTGAACGAGGCCCTCGGCCAGCTCAATGTCGGCCTCGGCTCCGAGGCAGGCATCTCCATCGTGATCCTGGCGATCTACCTCGACCGCATGACCAGCGCCCTGGGTACCCAGGCGTCCCCGACGGGCCGCCGCGCTCTCGCCAAGCTGCGCGCCGCCCACGGTGTGACGATCTCGAACTTCCGCCCGCGCCCCGCGGTCGCGGTCATCGGCATCGTCGTGCTCGCGCTGGTCGCGGGCGGCATGGGCATCTTCGGCGACTCGAAGGGCGAGGCCACCGCCTCGGACGCGACGAACGTCGGCCAGGGCAAGAAGATCACCATCGGGTACATCCCCTGGGACGAGGGCGTCGCTTCCACCTTCCTGTGGAAGGAGGTCCTGGAGCGGCGCGGCTTCGACGTCGAGACCAAGCAACTCGAAGCGGGCCCGCTGTACACCTCGCTCGCCGCGGGCCAGCTCGACTTCCAGACGGACGCCTGGCTGCCGACCACCCACGCCGAGTACTGGAAGAAGTACGGCGCCAAGCTCGACGACCTCGGCGCCTGGTACGACCGGACGTCCCTGGAGCTGAGCGTCCCGGCGTACATGAAGGACGTCAACTCCCTGGCCGACCTCAAGGGCAAGGCCTCCGAGTTCGGTGGCAAGATCACCGGCATCGAGTCCAGCGCCGGCATGATGTCCCTGCTGAAGAGCAAGGTCCTCAAGGAGTACGGCCTCGACCAGGAGTACCAGGTCGTCGACAGCTCGACGCCCGCCATGCTGGCCCAACTCAAGCGGGCGTACTCCAAGAAGGAGCCGATAGTCGCCACCCTCTGGTCCCCGCACTGGGCGTACAGCGACTACGACCTGAAGAAGCTGAAGGACCCGAAGGGCGCCTGGGGTACCGGCGACGGCGTCCACACGGTCGCCCGCAAGGGCTTCGCCGCGGACAACCCGGAGGCCGGCGAATGGCTCAAGAACTTCAAGCTGTCCGAGAAGCAGCTCACCGGTCTTGAGGCGGAGATCAACAAGGCCGGTGAGGGCAAACAGCAGGACGCCGTGCGCGCCTGGCTGAAGCAGAACCCCGGCCTCGTCGACAAGATGGCCCCGGTCAAGAACGCCGAGGCCGCCAGCCCGGCTGAGGCGAAGCGCCCGCTGGACGTCGCCTGGTTCGCCTGGGACGAGGACATCGCCGTCACCTACCTCTGGAAGAACGTCCTGGAGCGGCGCGGCTACCAGCTGAACCTCAAGCAGATGGACGTCGGCCCCGTCTACACCGGCCTGGCCTCGGGCGACCTCGACCTCAACTTCGACGCCTGGCTGCCCTACGCCCAGCAGAATTACTGGGAAAAGAGCAAGGACAGACTCAAGGATCTGGGGACCTGGTACCAGCCGACCTCACTGGAGGTCGCGGTGCCCTCGTACGTGAAGGGCGTCGACTCCCTGGAGGACCTCAAGGGCAAGGCGGACACCTTCGACGGGAAGATCATCGGCATCGAGCCGGGTACCGGCGAGATGAACCTCCTCAAGACGAAGGTTCTTCCCGGGTACGGCCTGGACAAGGAGTACAAGGTCGTCGACGGCTCCACGCCCACGATGCTCGCCGAGCTCAAGCGCGCCTACGCCAAGAAGGAGCCCGTCGCGGTCGTCCTGTGGTCGCCGCACTGGGCGTACAGCCAGTACGACCTCACGAAGCTGAAGGACGACAAGAAGCTCTTCGGCGAGGGCAACACCATCCGCACGATCTCCAACGAGAAGTTCCCCGCGCAGTATCCGCAGCTCACGAAGTGGATTAAGAACTTCAAGATGAGCGAGGAAGAGCTCGGCAGCTTGGAGGGTGAGATCAAGCAGCGCGGAAAGGGTCATGAACCCGAAGCCGTTGACACGTGGCTCAAGCGGCATCCGGGATACGCGGAGACGATGACGCCGCAATAG